One Pseudomonas sp. HOU2 genomic window carries:
- the iscA gene encoding iron-sulfur cluster assembly protein IscA yields MAISMTEAAARHVRRSLDGRGKGEGIRLGVRTTGCSGLAYVLEFVDEVVAEDQVFESHGEKVIIDPKSLAYLDGTELDFVKEGLNEGFKFNNPNVRGECGCGESFNI; encoded by the coding sequence ATGGCTATCAGCATGACAGAAGCGGCTGCTCGACACGTGCGACGCTCCCTCGACGGGCGCGGCAAAGGTGAAGGGATTCGTCTGGGTGTTCGCACCACAGGCTGTTCCGGCCTTGCCTACGTGCTGGAGTTTGTCGACGAGGTGGTTGCCGAGGATCAGGTGTTCGAAAGTCACGGCGAAAAAGTGATTATCGACCCGAAAAGCCTGGCCTACCTGGACGGCACCGAGCTCGATTTCGTCAAGGAAGGGTTGAACGAAGGCTTCAAGTTCAACAACCCCAACGTACGCGGTGAATGTGGCTGCGGCGAAAGCTTCAACATCTGA
- the iscU gene encoding Fe-S cluster assembly scaffold IscU, producing the protein MAYSEKVIDHYENPRNVGKMNAEDPDVGTGMVGAPACGDVMRLQIKVNDQGVIEDAKFKTYGCGSAIASSSLATEWMKGKTLDEAETIKNTQLAEELALPPVKIHCSVLAEDAIKAAVRDYKQKKGLI; encoded by the coding sequence ATGGCTTACAGCGAAAAGGTCATCGACCACTACGAAAACCCGCGCAACGTCGGCAAGATGAACGCGGAAGACCCGGATGTCGGCACCGGCATGGTCGGCGCTCCGGCGTGCGGCGACGTGATGCGTCTGCAGATCAAGGTCAACGATCAGGGCGTTATCGAAGATGCCAAGTTCAAGACCTACGGCTGCGGTTCGGCAATCGCTTCCAGTTCCCTGGCCACCGAGTGGATGAAGGGCAAGACGCTGGACGAAGCCGAGACCATCAAGAACACTCAGCTGGCCGAAGAACTGGCCCTGCCGCCAGTGAAAATCCACTGCTCGGTACTCGCAGAAGACGCTATCAAAGCGGCCGTTCGCGACTACAAGCAGAAGAAAGGCTTGATCTAA
- a CDS encoding IscS subfamily cysteine desulfurase yields MKLPIYLDYSATTPVDPRVAQKMSECLLVDGNFGNPASRSHVFGWKAEESVENARRQVADLVNADPREIVWTSGATESDNLAIKGAAHFYGSKGKHLITSKIEHKAVLDTMRQLEREGFEVTYLEPTEDGLITPAMIEAALREDTILVSVMHVNNEIGTINDIAAIGELTRSKGVLLHVDAAQSTGKVDIDLQKLKVDMMSFSAHKTYGPKGIGALYVSRKPRVRIEATMHGGGHERGMRSGTLATHQIVGMGEAFRVAKEDMAAENVRIKALSDRFYKQVEHLEELYVNGSLTARVPHNLNLSFNYVEGESLIMALKDLAVSSGSACTSASLEPSYVLRALGRNDELAHSSIRFTFGRFTTEEEIDYAAQKVCEAVTKLRALSPLWDMYKDGVDISKIEWAAH; encoded by the coding sequence ATGAAATTGCCGATTTACCTTGATTACTCTGCGACCACCCCGGTCGATCCGCGCGTTGCGCAAAAGATGAGTGAATGCCTGCTGGTCGACGGAAACTTCGGTAACCCGGCCTCCCGTTCCCACGTGTTCGGCTGGAAAGCTGAAGAGTCCGTCGAAAACGCCCGTCGTCAGGTGGCCGATCTGGTCAACGCCGACCCGCGCGAAATCGTCTGGACCTCCGGTGCCACCGAGTCCGACAACCTGGCAATCAAGGGTGCGGCGCATTTCTATGGCTCCAAGGGCAAGCACCTGATCACCAGCAAGATCGAGCACAAGGCTGTCCTCGACACCATGCGCCAACTGGAGCGTGAAGGTTTCGAAGTCACCTACCTCGAGCCGACCGAAGACGGTCTCATCACCCCGGCGATGATCGAAGCGGCACTGCGCGAAGACACCATCCTGGTGTCGGTGATGCACGTGAACAACGAAATCGGCACCATCAACGACATCGCTGCCATCGGCGAACTGACCCGCTCCAAGGGCGTTCTGCTGCATGTTGACGCGGCTCAGTCCACCGGCAAGGTCGACATCGACCTGCAGAAGCTGAAAGTCGACATGATGTCGTTCTCCGCCCACAAAACCTACGGCCCTAAAGGCATCGGCGCGCTGTACGTCAGCCGCAAGCCGCGTGTGCGCATCGAAGCGACCATGCACGGCGGCGGTCACGAACGCGGCATGCGTTCCGGCACCCTGGCGACCCACCAGATCGTCGGCATGGGCGAAGCGTTCCGTGTAGCCAAGGAAGACATGGCTGCCGAAAACGTGCGGATCAAAGCCCTGAGCGACCGCTTCTACAAGCAGGTCGAGCATCTGGAAGAGCTGTACGTCAACGGCAGCCTGACCGCCCGCGTTCCGCACAACCTGAACCTGAGCTTCAACTACGTTGAAGGCGAGTCGCTGATCATGGCGCTCAAGGATCTGGCGGTATCGTCCGGTTCGGCCTGCACCTCGGCGTCCCTGGAGCCTTCGTACGTACTGCGCGCCCTGGGCCGCAACGACGAACTGGCACACAGCTCGATCCGTTTCACCTTCGGCCGTTTCACCACCGAAGAAGAAATCGACTATGCCGCGCAGAAAGTCTGCGAGGCCGTTACCAAGCTGCGCGCTTTGTCGCCGCTGTGGGACATGTACAAAGACGGTGTCGACATTTCGAAAATCGAGTGGGCGGCACACTGA
- the iscR gene encoding Fe-S cluster assembly transcriptional regulator IscR, whose amino-acid sequence MRLTTKGRYAVTAMLDLALHAQHGPVSLADISERQGISLSYLEQLFAKLRRSNLVSSVRGPGGGYQLSRDMQGIQVAQVIDAVNESVDATKCQGQGDCHSGDTCLTHHLWCDLSLQIHEFLSGISLADLVTRREVQEVAQRQDQRRCNSKAPRLDKIEASAVE is encoded by the coding sequence ATGCGACTGACTACAAAAGGCCGATACGCCGTGACCGCCATGCTTGACCTGGCGTTGCACGCGCAGCACGGGCCGGTGTCCCTGGCCGATATCTCCGAGCGCCAAGGCATCTCCCTGTCCTATCTCGAACAGCTTTTCGCCAAGCTGCGCCGCAGCAACCTGGTTTCCAGTGTTCGCGGTCCAGGTGGTGGCTACCAGTTGTCCCGCGACATGCAGGGCATCCAGGTGGCTCAGGTGATCGATGCGGTCAACGAATCGGTCGATGCTACAAAATGCCAGGGCCAGGGCGATTGCCATTCCGGCGATACCTGTCTGACTCATCATTTGTGGTGCGACCTGAGCCTGCAGATTCACGAATTTCTAAGTGGTATCAGCTTGGCTGATCTTGTAACTCGCCGTGAGGTGCAGGAAGTAGCCCAGCGTCAGGACCAGCGCCGTTGCAACAGCAAGGCGCCACGCCTGGACAAGATTGAAGCGTCCGCCGTCGAATGA
- the cysE gene encoding serine O-acetyltransferase has translation MFERLREDIQSVFHRDPAARNAFEVLTCYPGMHAIWIHCLAGMLWRNELKWLARLVSNFGRWLTGIEIHPGAKVGRRFFIDHGMGIVIGETAEIGDDVTIYQGVTLGGTSWNKGKRHPTLGDGVVVGAGAKVLGPFTVGAGAKVGSNAVVTKEVPPGATVVGIPGRIIVKSDEEQDAKRKAMAEKIGFDAYGVSEDMPDPVARAIGQLLDHLQAVDGRLEGMCGALKDLGSNYCAKDLPELREEDFACVKGKDESKAG, from the coding sequence ATGTTTGAGCGTTTGCGTGAAGATATCCAGAGCGTATTCCATCGGGACCCGGCGGCGCGTAACGCTTTTGAAGTCCTGACCTGCTATCCCGGCATGCATGCGATCTGGATTCATTGCCTGGCCGGGATGCTGTGGCGCAACGAGCTGAAATGGCTGGCGCGCCTGGTGTCCAACTTCGGTCGCTGGTTGACCGGGATCGAGATTCATCCGGGGGCCAAGGTTGGTCGGCGCTTCTTCATCGACCACGGCATGGGCATCGTCATTGGTGAAACCGCCGAGATTGGCGATGACGTGACCATTTATCAGGGTGTGACTCTGGGTGGCACCAGTTGGAACAAGGGCAAGCGCCACCCGACATTGGGTGACGGCGTTGTCGTGGGTGCCGGTGCCAAAGTGCTTGGGCCGTTCACGGTGGGGGCTGGGGCGAAAGTCGGTTCCAATGCCGTCGTGACCAAGGAAGTACCGCCGGGCGCCACGGTGGTGGGAATTCCGGGGCGGATCATCGTCAAGTCCGATGAAGAGCAGGACGCCAAGCGCAAGGCGATGGCCGAGAAGATCGGTTTCGATGCCTATGGCGTCAGCGAAGACATGCCCGACCCGGTGGCCCGTGCCATCGGTCAGTTGCTCGATCACCTGCAAGCGGTGGACGGGCGGCTGGAGGGGATGTGCGGCGCGCTGAAGGATCTGGGCAGTAATTACTGTGCGAAAGATCTGCCTGAGCTGCGTGAAGAAGATTTTGCCTGCGTCAAAGGCAAAGACGAATCCAAAGCCGGCTGA
- the trmJ gene encoding tRNA (cytosine(32)/uridine(32)-2'-O)-methyltransferase TrmJ: protein MLQNIRVVLVNTSHPGNIGGAARAMKNMGLSRLVLVEPRLFPHHEADARASGAGDILENAQVVATLEDALVGCNLVLGTSARDRRIPWPLLDPRECGSKVVEEAEQGAQIALVFGREDSGLTNEELQRCHFHVHIPSDPEFSSLNLGAAVQVLSYEVRMAWLAAQGQPTKIEKEEVASVKSAELATMDELERFYEHLEQTLVAIEFLDPEKPRHLMARLRRLYGRSSVSRAEMNILRGILTETQKAARGELLKRKD, encoded by the coding sequence TTGCTGCAGAACATTCGTGTCGTCCTGGTCAATACCAGCCACCCCGGCAACATCGGCGGGGCCGCGCGCGCCATGAAAAACATGGGTCTGTCGCGGCTGGTGCTGGTCGAGCCGCGCCTGTTTCCGCATCACGAAGCCGATGCGCGAGCTTCCGGCGCCGGGGATATCCTTGAAAACGCACAAGTCGTCGCCACCCTGGAAGACGCTTTGGTCGGCTGCAACCTGGTGCTCGGCACCAGCGCCCGTGACCGCCGCATTCCCTGGCCGCTGCTCGATCCGCGCGAATGCGGGAGCAAAGTGGTCGAGGAAGCGGAGCAGGGCGCGCAAATCGCGTTGGTATTCGGTCGTGAAGACTCCGGCCTGACCAACGAGGAGCTGCAGCGATGTCACTTTCACGTGCACATTCCCTCCGATCCTGAATTCAGCTCGCTGAACCTCGGGGCGGCGGTGCAGGTGTTGAGCTATGAAGTGCGCATGGCCTGGCTGGCCGCACAAGGGCAGCCGACCAAGATCGAGAAAGAAGAAGTGGCCTCGGTGAAAAGCGCCGAGCTCGCGACCATGGATGAGCTGGAGCGCTTCTACGAGCATCTGGAGCAGACGCTGGTCGCCATCGAATTTCTTGATCCGGAAAAGCCACGGCACTTGATGGCGCGCCTGCGCCGGTTGTACGGACGTAGCTCGGTCAGCCGGGCGGAAATGAATATTTTGCGTGGCATCCTCACGGAAACCCAAAAAGCGGCCCGTGGTGAGCTTCTTAAGCGGAAGGACTGA
- the suhB gene encoding inositol-phosphate phosphatase, whose protein sequence is MQPMLNIALRAARSASELIFRSIERLDTIKVDEKDAKDYVSEVDRAAEQKIIDALRKAYPNHSIQGEETGMHVGNGIEGEEYLWIIDPLDGTTNFLRGIPHFAVSIACKYRGRLEHAVVLDPVRQEEFTASRGRGAQLNGRRLRVSGRTSLEGALLGTGFPFRDDQMDNLDNYLGMFRALVGQTAGIRRAGSASLDLAYVAAGRFDAFWESGLSEWDMAAGALLIQEAGGLVSDFTGGHDFLEKGHIVAGNTKCFKAVLTAIQPHLPASLKR, encoded by the coding sequence ATGCAGCCCATGCTGAATATCGCGCTGCGCGCCGCCCGCAGCGCCAGTGAACTGATCTTCCGCTCCATCGAGCGCCTGGATACCATCAAGGTCGACGAAAAAGACGCCAAGGATTATGTATCCGAGGTCGATCGCGCCGCCGAACAGAAAATCATCGACGCTCTGCGCAAGGCTTATCCGAATCACTCGATCCAGGGTGAAGAGACCGGCATGCACGTCGGTAACGGCATCGAAGGCGAAGAGTACCTGTGGATCATCGATCCACTGGACGGCACCACCAACTTCCTGCGCGGGATTCCTCACTTTGCTGTCAGCATTGCCTGCAAATACCGTGGTCGCCTGGAACACGCAGTGGTTCTGGATCCGGTTCGCCAGGAAGAATTCACCGCCAGCCGTGGTCGCGGCGCGCAACTGAACGGTCGCCGCCTGCGCGTCAGCGGTCGCACCAGCCTCGAAGGCGCTTTGCTGGGCACTGGTTTCCCGTTCCGTGACGACCAGATGGACAACCTCGACAACTACCTGGGCATGTTCCGCGCCCTGGTTGGCCAGACTGCCGGCATCCGCCGCGCCGGCTCCGCCAGCCTGGACCTGGCTTACGTGGCTGCCGGTCGTTTCGACGCGTTCTGGGAATCGGGCCTGTCCGAGTGGGACATGGCTGCAGGCGCCCTGCTGATCCAGGAAGCAGGCGGTCTGGTGAGCGACTTCACCGGCGGTCACGATTTCCTTGAAAAAGGCCACATCGTTGCCGGCAACACCAAATGCTTCAAGGCAGTCCTGACGGCGATCCAGCCGCACCTGCCGGCTTCGCTGAAGCGCTAA
- a CDS encoding glycine zipper 2TM domain-containing protein, translated as MNKSLLVGAVLGAVGVTAGGAVATYSLVKSGPEYAQVLAVEPVKTQIKTPREVCKDVAVTRQKPVQDQHQILGTVIGAVGGGLLGNQIGGGNGKKLATVAGAVGGGYAGNKVQEGMQNRDTYTTTQTRCNTVNDISDKVVGYDVRYSLDGKEGKVRMDRDPGNQIPVDKEGKLILSQNQPGQ; from the coding sequence GTGAACAAGTCGTTGCTGGTTGGTGCGGTATTGGGTGCTGTCGGTGTGACTGCCGGGGGTGCTGTTGCCACCTACAGCCTGGTTAAAAGCGGCCCTGAGTATGCGCAAGTGCTGGCCGTTGAACCGGTCAAAACACAGATCAAGACTCCACGTGAAGTGTGCAAGGATGTTGCGGTAACCCGGCAAAAACCGGTGCAGGATCAACACCAGATCCTCGGCACGGTAATCGGTGCTGTCGGCGGTGGTTTGCTGGGTAACCAGATTGGCGGCGGCAACGGCAAGAAGCTGGCTACGGTCGCTGGTGCGGTCGGTGGCGGTTATGCCGGTAACAAGGTGCAGGAAGGCATGCAGAACCGAGACACCTACACCACTACTCAGACTCGCTGTAACACCGTGAATGACATCAGTGACAAGGTCGTCGGTTACGACGTGCGTTACTCGCTCGATGGCAAGGAAGGCAAGGTGCGGATGGATCGCGATCCGGGCAACCAGATTCCGGTCGACAAGGAAGGCAAGTTGATTCTGTCGCAGAATCAGCCGGGTCAGTAA
- the secF gene encoding protein translocase subunit SecF, producing the protein MLRTINFMGVRNFAFGVTVFLTVLALFSVFHKGMNWGLDFTGGTLIELTYERPADVTKVREQLVTSGYHEAVVQNFGATTDLLVRMPGEDPQLGHQVADALQKVGGDNPATVKRVEFVGPQVGEELRDQGGLGMLLALGGILIYLAFRFQWKFAVGAIVSLIHDVIVTVGILSFFQITFDLTVLAAVLAIIGYSLNDTIVVFDRVRENFRVLRKASLIENINISTTQTLLRTMATSISTLLAIAALLFFGGDNLFGFSIALFIGVLAGTYSSIYIANVVLIWLNLSTEDLIPPANTEKEVDDRP; encoded by the coding sequence ATGTTACGTACAATCAACTTCATGGGCGTTCGCAACTTTGCGTTCGGCGTCACTGTGTTTCTCACCGTTCTGGCCTTGTTCAGCGTTTTCCACAAGGGCATGAACTGGGGCCTGGACTTCACCGGCGGTACGCTCATCGAGCTGACCTACGAGCGTCCGGCCGACGTCACCAAAGTGCGTGAGCAACTGGTGACTTCCGGTTACCACGAGGCCGTGGTGCAGAACTTCGGTGCAACCACCGACCTGCTGGTGCGCATGCCGGGTGAAGACCCGCAGTTGGGCCATCAGGTAGCAGACGCGCTGCAGAAAGTCGGTGGCGATAACCCGGCGACCGTCAAGCGCGTCGAGTTCGTTGGCCCGCAGGTCGGTGAAGAACTGCGCGACCAGGGCGGTCTCGGCATGCTCCTGGCGCTCGGCGGCATCCTGATCTACCTGGCTTTCCGCTTTCAGTGGAAATTCGCGGTCGGCGCCATCGTTTCGCTGATTCACGACGTGATCGTGACTGTCGGTATCCTGTCGTTCTTCCAGATCACCTTCGACCTGACGGTGCTGGCGGCGGTACTGGCGATCATCGGCTACTCGCTGAACGACACCATCGTCGTGTTCGACCGGGTTCGTGAGAACTTCCGTGTGCTGCGCAAGGCTTCGCTGATCGAGAACATCAACATCTCGACCACCCAGACCTTGTTGCGGACCATGGCGACGTCGATCTCCACTCTGCTGGCGATCGCTGCGCTGCTGTTCTTCGGTGGCGACAACCTGTTCGGCTTCTCCATCGCCCTGTTCATCGGTGTTCTGGCGGGTACCTACTCGTCGATCTACATCGCCAACGTGGTGCTGATCTGGCTGAACCTGAGCACCGAGGATCTTATTCCTCCGGCCAACACCGAGAAAGAAGTCGACGACCGTCCATAA
- the secD gene encoding protein translocase subunit SecD produces MLNKYPLWKYILILAVLAVGLIYSAPNLYPDDPAIQISGASTALQVNQADLDRVSTALRESGINVKAASLAANGKGGLIRLTKAEDQLPAKDVVRKALGDDYVVALNLAQTTPQWLRNLGAHPMKLGLDLSGGVHFLLEVDMDKALDARLKVYEGDVKSLLRKEKLRYRSLPQLNGAIQLGFSDADSREQARTLIRKNFNDFDIVPADLNGQPVLRLAMTPAKLAEIREYSIKQNLTTVRNRVNELGVAEPIVQRQGANRIVVELPGVQDTAEAKRILGKTANLEFRLAAEPGASKATSETFEFREGKRPPAQIERGLIITGDQVTDAKAGFDSQHGTPEVNIRLDGHGGELMSRATRSNVGRSMAVIFIEQRPVTTYVKQVVDGVEKDVPVQTFKEEKKIISLATIQSPLGAQFRITGLNGQGESSELALLLRAGGLAAPMYFAEERTIGPSLGADNITKGIDASLWGMLFVSLFIIAIYRFFGVIATVALAVNMVLLLALMSLLGATLTLPGIAGIVLTMGMAVDANVLIFSRIREEIAAGMTVQRAINEGFGRAFTAILDANLTTLLVGGILFAMGTGPVKGFAVTMSLGIFTSMFTAIMVTRAMVNLIFGGRDFKKLWI; encoded by the coding sequence ATGCTGAACAAATATCCTCTGTGGAAATACATTCTGATCCTGGCGGTGCTGGCGGTCGGTCTGATTTATTCCGCTCCCAATCTATACCCCGATGACCCGGCCATTCAGATCAGCGGCGCCAGCACGGCACTGCAGGTCAATCAGGCCGATCTGGATCGCGTCAGCACCGCGCTGCGTGAGTCCGGGATCAACGTCAAGGCAGCCTCGCTGGCCGCCAACGGCAAGGGCGGTCTGATCCGTCTGACCAAGGCTGAAGACCAGCTGCCGGCCAAGGACGTTGTGCGCAAGGCATTGGGTGATGACTACGTCGTCGCACTGAACCTGGCACAGACCACCCCGCAATGGCTGCGTAATCTGGGCGCGCACCCGATGAAGCTGGGTCTGGACTTGTCCGGTGGTGTGCACTTCCTGCTGGAAGTGGACATGGACAAAGCCCTCGACGCCCGCCTGAAAGTCTACGAAGGTGACGTCAAGAGCCTGCTGCGTAAAGAGAAGCTGCGCTATCGCAGCCTGCCGCAACTCAATGGCGCCATTCAGCTGGGCTTCAGCGATGCTGACTCCCGTGAACAGGCCCGTACGCTGATCCGCAAGAACTTCAACGATTTCGACATTGTTCCGGCCGACCTCAATGGTCAACCGGTGCTGCGTCTGGCGATGACCCCGGCCAAGCTGGCGGAAATCCGTGAATACTCCATCAAGCAGAACTTGACCACGGTACGTAACCGCGTCAACGAGCTGGGTGTTGCCGAACCGATCGTTCAGCGTCAGGGCGCTAACCGCATTGTGGTTGAGCTGCCGGGCGTACAGGACACTGCCGAAGCCAAGCGTATTCTCGGCAAGACGGCCAACCTTGAGTTCCGTCTGGCTGCAGAGCCGGGCGCTTCGAAAGCCACTTCCGAAACTTTCGAGTTCCGTGAAGGCAAGCGTCCTCCTGCACAGATCGAACGTGGCCTGATCATCACCGGTGACCAGGTGACTGACGCCAAGGCCGGTTTTGATTCTCAGCACGGTACGCCTGAAGTGAACATCCGCCTGGATGGTCACGGTGGCGAGCTGATGAGCCGCGCAACCCGTTCGAACGTCGGTCGCAGCATGGCGGTGATCTTCATCGAACAGCGTCCAGTGACCACCTACGTCAAGCAGGTTGTCGACGGCGTCGAGAAAGACGTGCCGGTGCAGACCTTCAAGGAAGAGAAGAAGATCATCAGCCTTGCGACCATTCAGTCGCCGCTGGGTGCGCAGTTCCGTATCACCGGCCTGAACGGCCAGGGCGAATCGTCCGAACTGGCGCTGCTGCTGCGTGCCGGTGGTCTGGCCGCTCCGATGTACTTCGCTGAAGAGCGCACAATCGGTCCGAGCCTGGGTGCTGACAACATCACCAAGGGTATCGATGCATCGCTGTGGGGCATGCTGTTCGTCTCGCTGTTCATCATCGCCATCTACCGCTTCTTTGGTGTGATCGCCACGGTCGCACTGGCGGTGAACATGGTGCTGCTGCTGGCGCTGATGTCGCTGCTGGGTGCAACACTGACCCTGCCGGGTATCGCCGGTATCGTCTTGACCATGGGTATGGCGGTCGACGCCAACGTGCTGATCTTCTCGCGGATCCGTGAAGAGATCGCCGCCGGCATGACTGTGCAGCGGGCAATCAACGAAGGCTTCGGCCGGGCATTCACCGCGATTCTCGACGCCAACCTGACCACTCTGCTGGTCGGCGGCATCCTCTTCGCCATGGGCACCGGCCCGGTGAAGGGCTTCGCAGTGACCATGTCCCTCGGGATCTTTACCTCGATGTTCACGGCCATCATGGTGACCCGCGCAATGGTCAACCTGATCTTCGGCGGACGTGACTTCAAGAAGTTGTGGATTTAA
- the yajC gene encoding preprotein translocase subunit YajC, with amino-acid sequence MSFFISNAMADAAAPAAAGPMGGGFEWIFLVGFLVIFYLMIWRPQAKRAKEQKNLLSSLAKGDEVVTTGGIAGKITKVADDFVVLEVSDTVEMKFQKGAIAATLPKGTLKAI; translated from the coding sequence ATGAGCTTTTTTATCTCTAACGCCATGGCTGACGCAGCTGCACCGGCTGCTGCAGGCCCAATGGGCGGCGGCTTCGAGTGGATTTTCCTGGTCGGCTTCCTGGTCATCTTCTACCTGATGATCTGGCGTCCACAGGCCAAGCGCGCCAAAGAGCAGAAGAACCTGCTGAGCAGCCTTGCGAAGGGTGACGAAGTGGTCACCACCGGTGGCATCGCCGGCAAGATCACCAAAGTGGCCGATGACTTCGTGGTTCTGGAAGTTTCCGACACCGTGGAAATGAAGTTCCAGAAGGGCGCCATCGCCGCCACGCTGCCAAAAGGCACGCTGAAAGCGATCTAA
- the tgt gene encoding tRNA guanosine(34) transglycosylase Tgt — MSFELLATDGKARRGRLTFPRGTVETPAFMPVGTYGTVKGMLPRDIVATGAEIILGNTFHLWLRPGTEVIKEHGDLHDFMQWKGPILTDSGGFQVFSLGAMRKIKEEGVTFASPVDGSKVFMGPEESMQVQRDLGSDIVMIFDECTPYPADEDVARVSMELSLRWAQRSKNAHGDNTAALFGIVQGGMHQDLRMRSLEGLDKIGFDGLAIGGLSVGEPKHEMIKVLDYLPGMMPADKPRYLMGVGKPEDLVEGVRRGVDMFDCVMPTRNARNGHLFIDTGVLKIRNAFHRHDDSPLDPTCDCYTCQNFSRAYLHHLDKCGEMLGSMLNTIHNLRHYQVLMAGLREAIQQGTLAAFVDAFYAKRGLPVPPLD; from the coding sequence ATGTCCTTTGAACTTCTGGCCACCGATGGCAAGGCCCGTCGTGGTCGGCTGACCTTCCCGCGTGGCACCGTCGAGACCCCGGCGTTCATGCCGGTGGGCACTTACGGCACGGTCAAGGGCATGTTGCCGCGTGACATCGTCGCCACCGGCGCGGAAATCATTCTGGGCAACACCTTTCACCTGTGGCTGCGTCCGGGCACGGAGGTGATCAAGGAGCACGGCGACCTGCACGATTTCATGCAGTGGAAAGGCCCGATCCTCACCGACTCCGGCGGTTTCCAGGTGTTCAGCCTGGGTGCGATGCGCAAGATCAAGGAGGAGGGCGTGACCTTCGCCTCCCCGGTCGACGGCTCGAAAGTGTTCATGGGCCCGGAAGAGTCGATGCAGGTGCAGCGCGATCTCGGTTCTGACATCGTGATGATCTTCGACGAATGCACGCCGTACCCGGCTGACGAAGACGTCGCCCGCGTATCCATGGAGCTGTCGCTGCGTTGGGCCCAGCGCTCGAAAAACGCCCACGGCGACAACACGGCGGCGTTGTTCGGCATCGTTCAGGGCGGCATGCACCAGGACCTGCGCATGCGCTCGCTGGAAGGCCTCGACAAGATCGGCTTCGATGGCCTGGCCATCGGTGGTCTGTCGGTGGGCGAGCCGAAGCACGAGATGATCAAGGTGCTGGATTATCTGCCGGGCATGATGCCGGCTGACAAACCTCGTTACCTTATGGGCGTTGGCAAACCGGAAGATCTGGTTGAGGGTGTGCGCCGCGGTGTGGACATGTTCGATTGCGTGATGCCAACCCGTAATGCCCGCAATGGGCATCTGTTCATTGATACAGGCGTGCTGAAGATCCGTAACGCGTTCCATCGCCATGATGATTCGCCGCTGGATCCGACCTGCGATTGCTATACCTGCCAGAACTTCTCCCGCGCTTATCTGCATCACTTGGACAAGTGCGGCGAAATGCTCGGCAGCATGCTCAATACCATCCATAACTTGCGCCATTATCAGGTGCTGATGGCTGGTTTGCGCGAGGCTATTCAACAGGGTACATTGGCCGCCTTTGTCGATGCCTTCTACGCCAAACGCGGGCTCCCCGTTCCGCCTTTGGACTGA